Below is a genomic region from Caloranaerobacter sp. TR13.
AATTGAAATAACAAAAGTTTTAGGAAGAGTTCTAGCTGAAGATGTTATGTCTTATGTAAATGTTCCAGAATTTAACCGTTCTACAGTAGATGGCTATGCAATCATAAGTAGCGATAGCCATGGAGCAACTGATACTATACCGAGTTTTTTGAACCTAATAGGCGAAGTCGAAATGGGAAGTAAAACTGAATTAAAAATAACATATGGAGAAGCAGTTTACGTACCAACTGGTGGTATGGTTCCTGAAGGAGCAGACGGAGTGATAATGATAGAAAATGTAGAGATAATTGATGACAATACAATAGCAGTCTTAAAACCAATTACTGCAGGTGAGAATATAATTAGAGTTGGTGATGATATAAAGAAAGGTAGTGTTATTTTAAAACGTGGAAAGAGATTAAAACCACAAGATATAGGTGTTCTTGCAGCTGTAGGGTTAAATAATGTTAAAGTATATAAAAAGCCTAGATTTTACATTATTTCAACTGGAGATGAATTGATAGACTTAGATGAAAGATTAGACTTTGGAAAAATAAGAGATATCAACGGATATAGCCTTAGTGCTTTAGTTCAACAAATAGGAGGAGAAGTTGTAAAAAGAGTAATTGTAAAAGATGATTTTAACTTATTAAGAAAAGAATTGGAAAAAGCTATAGAATTATCAGATATTGTGCTTATCTCTGGAGGTAGTTCTGTTGGTAATAGGGATTATACTTATCAATTAATTAATTCTTTTCAAGGTGAAGGTGTTTTTATACATGGCATATCAATAAAACCAGGAAAACCTACTATGGTAGGTGAAGTTTGTGGGAAAATAGTGTTTGGATTACCAGGGCATCCTGTGTCTTCTATTATAATTTTTAAAGTTTTAGTTGAATATTTTATAAGAAAAATTATGGACATGCCGTATGAAATTAATAAAACAAATGCAGTTATAGATTCCAATATACATTCATTTCC
It encodes:
- the glp gene encoding gephyrin-like molybdotransferase Glp — translated: MEFFKVVSVENAKKMIVEKFKDFKLDIQEIEITKVLGRVLAEDVMSYVNVPEFNRSTVDGYAIISSDSHGATDTIPSFLNLIGEVEMGSKTELKITYGEAVYVPTGGMVPEGADGVIMIENVEIIDDNTIAVLKPITAGENIIRVGDDIKKGSVILKRGKRLKPQDIGVLAAVGLNNVKVYKKPRFYIISTGDELIDLDERLDFGKIRDINGYSLSALVQQIGGEVVKRVIVKDDFNLLRKELEKAIELSDIVLISGGSSVGNRDYTYQLINSFQGEGVFIHGISIKPGKPTMVGEVCGKIVFGLPGHPVSSIIIFKVLVEYFIRKIMDMPYEINKTNAVIDSNIHSFPGRETYQMVTLEERQGKIFAKPNYGKSGMITLLSNSNGYVIIKSNEEGLYRGEEREVYFL